The Bos indicus isolate NIAB-ARS_2022 breed Sahiwal x Tharparkar chromosome 27, NIAB-ARS_B.indTharparkar_mat_pri_1.0, whole genome shotgun sequence genome contains the following window.
cctctgcttttcttgaagagatccctattctttcccattctgttgttttcctctatttctttgcattgatcgctgaagaaggctttcttatctcttcttgctattctttggaactctgcattcagatgtttatatctttccttttctcctttgctttttgcttctcttcttttcacagctatttctaaggcctccccagacagccattttgcttttttgcattccttttccacggggatggtcttgatccctatctcctgtacaatgtcatgaacctccgtccatagttcatcaggcactctctatcagatctagtcccttaaatctatttcttacttccactgtataatcataagggatttgatttaggtcatacctgaatggtctagtggttttccctactttcttcaatttaagtctgaatttggcaataaggagttcatggtctgagccacagtcagctcctggtcttgtttttgctgactgtatagagcttctccatctttggctgcaaagaatataatcaatctgatgtcagtgttgaccatctggtgatgtccatgtatagagtcttctcttgtgttgttggaagaaggtgtttgttatgaccagtgcattttcttggcaaaactctattagtctttgccctgcttcattccgtattccaaggccaaatttgcctgttactccaagtgtttcttgacttcctacttttgcattcaaaaaCACCCCAATACCACCAAACCTCGTTAGCTGCTTATTGCTAAACACCTACCGCATTTTATACAAACCTCTTTTAATAGATTACTCTGtactgtatttatatttacagtatatatatttacataaatgtgTCTGCAAAGGATTTCTTATAGCCAGAAACCTTGCCTGACTCATTCAATCTTGGAACCTACAATGGTTACTCAGTGGTTACACATAATAGGTTACACACAATAGGTACTCAGAGTGTACTGGATGAAACAGCAAATGACACTCACCCCACATACAAAGAGTTCCCCGTGTCTGTATTGATATAAAAGCAGCCCAGAAGGAAGGACACTTAATAAAAACAGAACTTACTCAGGAGTTCcttggtagtctagtggttaggattctgcacttccactgctggggccAGGGTTTAAGCCCTGgtagggggaactaagatcctaaaaACCATgtggctgaaaagaaaaaaaatggaggcaCAGGGAAGAAAGAACCCATCTTTCTCTCTTGTTCATAAATAGGTGAGagactacaaaaaaaaattttttttaactagaacTTTTTCAGACATAAAACTGCCCCCAAGTGATATATAATTGACCCAGATGAAGCCATTTTCACTCGCCATTTGCTatccccattttctttttttaaatgtatttatttttgcctgtgctggacctttgctgctgctcaagggctttctctagttgcagactGTAAGactgctcttcattgcagtaAACTCACTTTTAATGAGGCTGagctctcttgttgcagagcacgggctctaggtgcatTCAGTAGCTCCAGCCCAAgcgctctagagcgcaggctcagggactgtggcacaggggcttaggtgctctgcagcatgtgggatcttcctgggccagggatcgaacctgtgtcccctgcattggcaggcagactcctgaccactgtactaccagggaagtccagctatCCGTCTTTTCAACTTGTTAGTGGCTCTCAGTTATCATCCCCACCttccaagaagagaaaaatgccaCCAACTATTCTTATTCACATAATGCCACCTTCTCAAATTTGAAAGCTTAGACTTACCGTTATGAGCAAATCTTACAATTACCTGAATGAGGTGGTGTTCCCGTGCGTACAGGTGGTTGAAAAGGGCGTGGTAGAGGACCTGAGCCCTGTTGTACTGCAGCAAATCAGCAGCTGGCTGCAATCAGACAAATTACCCAATTAAAGCTTCCCAAGGTTGGCACAATGTTGATAAATTTTGAGACTGAACATGGTATGTGGGTTACACTACTCTGTGTATATTTCAAAAGCTCCATAATACACAGAAGCAAAAAAGTTTCCTTGAGTAATAGCTTACACATTTGGATATAATCCCTTTCAGCTTCTGAATTTTTTGTTCCTTGAAAGTCAGTTGTTAATTAGTCAAAGTCTGGTTCTTCAGTCTGACAATGGTCTGTGTTTCTTATACATATCACCTCTGAGATACAAGCtacttgtattcttgcctgggagatcccgtggacagaggagcctggcaggctatggtgtatgggatcacaaagagttggacacaaccgagagaCTTTCTCTTCACCTCACAAGCTACTAGGTTggtagaggaaaatataggcaaaaatataaattattgaatTGAGTCACATAACAGCATTAATAGttaataaaagatataaatacaAGCAACAATAAATTGGTGATATCGTGAATGAGGAATGGCCAAGACTCAGTGTGTGCCATCAATACACATGCCAGGGAGCAGAGGTCACTCACCACGTTAAGCACAATGTGCTGGAGGCAGTGGACACCCAGGATTTTGTTTTCAGTCTGATAGTCATCTGAGATGAGCAATGACGGAGGAAGTGTTCTTTCCAGATGTTGGCTCAGCCAGGGTCGAGTGACCTTTTGCAGAGTCCATGAGAAAACATATTTGGTGGCTGGGTTATTCTTCCAGGAGTCCCTAAATGGAAATGTGAAACCACATTAAGTGACATGGTGTCCTGGTGAAGCGCAAATGTATTTTCttggacttgaaaaaaaaatgtcctacATAAGATAACCCTTGATGTTATAACATACGTTTTTAAGATTTAGATCAAAGTAACTTACAGAACTTACACTAAATACATTTATTACCCAGGGCTCTGGGCCTAAAGCATATCCAAGGAGAAGTAGCCAGTTACAGCCACAGCTATGTAAACAAtctgtggtgatggtggtggtggttacagTGAGAAAGTCTTGAGAAGGGAGAGAGGTGGAAAGGAAATGCCTTcagtaacattattattattactataaggGAGCAAATGATTCAACATTCAAACAGCAATTTATAACTTATAAAGTGAGTTTATATACATTACTCAACCAATCTTCAAATACAGTCTAACAGGTAATGTTATCTTTATATTACAAACAACGAAACTGGTCCTATTCCAAAGCAATGAAAACCAGCACTAGACTACGTCAAAACTGTCTTTTAActtcactgttgttgtttagttgttgtgtccgactctgcaaccccatggactgtagcccaccaggctcctctgtccatgggacttcctaggcaagaatactggagttggctgacatttccttctccagatctttcccacccagggatcgaacctgtgtcttctgcgtctcctgcactggcaggcggattctttaccactgagccagcaaaCATCACTGCCACATCTAAATAACAGCGATGAGTTTCAATAGTTTAAATTTAAACCTTACCTTTAAATTTCCAACTCCCTAACCCCACCTAACTAAAGAAAGTTAAGTCTAAATAAATGGGACAGAACTTCCAATTGCAGGGCAGTTGTCAAGAGGACTGGAAAATCGAGTACGAAGACCTAGGTTCTAATGTCGAATTTGCCACTACCTACTTAATGTCATTTATAGCAAATCACAATCTTTCTGGGCCTTAAGAGGCCTGCTATTAAACGCCCTCATCTTAGTGATGAAAAAACAAGACTCCTCTGAGCTCTAGCCTTCTAAAATATTAGGCTGAAGCTCAAGTTGATGGCCTTTATTGGCAAGAGTACTCACTTATTCAAATCGGGTTTGAGAAGCCCCATGATCGCAGTAAATCTCCCTTTCTCGTCTTCATTTTCTCCGTGGAGGAATCCAGCCACAGAACCACACTCAGTGACCTGAAGCAATAAGGCGAGCACCTGTCCAGCGACCTCTTGAGATCTTGGGCTGGTCCACGGTTGCTCCAAGCTGTGTGTGACTGCAAAAACATAGATGGGTCCTGCCAAGGGACGGAGGCTTGTCTTCCATGCAGGGCAAACCAAGGAATTCTTGGCGGCCTCGACCTTCCTCAAGAGCTTAAGAAACAGTAACGCAACTGCCGCCGCTTTCTCCGCCACGTCGGGGTGGCGGTCACCTCTCCCTTCCGGCTCCTCGGCAGGGGCTGCATACTTCCCTAGGGCTTTTGCCACCTGCCCCAGCATCTCGGGCATTCCACGGAGCGAGGCGTCACTCCCCTCAAATAACCGATCACATTCTTTAGCTTCGAGCAGAGCAGCGAGGTCCTCAAGAGCTGCACTTCTGGCCTTGCCCCGTCGGGATTCCTGGCCGGCAAACTGGTgcaagatttgggagaaggcCTGCCCGAGGGCGGAGGAAGACCATGCTCCGGGCAAGGAAGAACCCTCCCAAGGTGGGGATTCCCAAGGGCCGTGAGGCTCCATCCCTCAGACCGAGAACGCGGACGGAGGCGGCCGGGGATCCGCTCAGAGCGGGAGGAAAGATCACCGCGGGGCCTGGGATTCTCgaaaagcacaggaaaaaaaaaaaaaaaatcaaaacggTGAGACGTCTAGGAGGACCGCGGGGAGAGACGGTCTAACCGGCAGAAGAGtaaagatacaaatgaaaagatgcgGGGAAGAGGTCTCTCTGGAAGTAACAGAGTCTGATTCCCAAAATGGAGGGGGGAAGTTACTCTTGCCTTtctgaagacttaaaaaaagagtTTAAGAAATAAACCCTGTATGCACGACATTCGCACGGCCACCGTTACCTGAAGCCCTTCCGACGCGCCTGGGCGTGTCAGGATCCGACTCAGCCAACGTCGTTGCCGCAAAGCAGAAGCCTAGCTTCCGCCATTACCGCGGCAACGCTCCGTCATTTCACGACGGATGATCGTAAAGCAATGGCGTCCCCGGGTCAAAAAGGGTGGAGCCGTGAGAAAGATTTTTGCATGTGGAATAACCCCCACCtagatattttctttctgtttccgcCTACTAAggtagaaacaaaagaaatatcaCGGAATGTCGGTGACGGTGATAAAATATACAGGATTTTATAtgcaagtataaataaataagccctACACCTGTCGTCCTTCGTGAAAAGTTAGTGGTCCCGTCCCTGGAGTGCCTTAATCAGCTAGTCAAGCTGATCCTTTTGTAGTTCATGAGCATGATGATTGGGTGTTCATGCTGCTGCATGATATGTGCCTCCCTGCAAACCTTGTTACGACACCGGCACATTACCCGTCTGATGTGAACTAAAAGGGTCTTTTATAGTTACAAGGAAGTTTTATGAACTAATTATACCTTGGTGGTTGAtgttttttttacatatttagtACGCGCACTGTTGTTTTTACTCTGGTTTGATGTCAACTTTTGAGAGCCGTTTGGCGCGTGTAGTCGCAGTTCTGTGGGGAAACTCACCCGCAGGGGACGTTGAAGGGTCGCGAGGGTAGATTGTCAAGACGTGCTTGCCGGCCTGTGTCCCCGCTACTGTGGGGGCGGGGCCGCCACCCGAAGTTGCCGGAAAAGCGCCGGCCACTGACGCAGTGGGTTCCCGGCGTGAAGGTTAGTTCCCGCGTTTCTCAGAGGCCGGTCTGGGAATTTGCCGGGTGATTTCCTGTAACTTCCATCGTGCAGTAGGAATCCGGGGAAGCATACTCCGTTTGTGCCCAGACGTGGGCGGGAGCGCGCGCGGAAAAACGCGCGGCGGACACCCGGGGGGGGCGTCGGAGAGCCTCCTTGGCCGCCTCtagagggaggcctggggtcgCTGCGCAAACCCACGCGGCCCCGAGGGCCGGCTTAGTCTCTGCGGTGTGCCCATCAGGTCGCCTCCGGTCTCTCGGATTCCTCAGGGTTCTGAGCCCCTAGGCTGTCCTGAGGCAGATCTCGGGCCGTGGGACGGTGTCAAGAGCAGGTTCCGATCCCCAGAGCGTGATTAGGGTGAGGGGAAACTTGAACTTTCATTCCGCCGTGGACAGGACGGTTGTGCCATCGCTCAGTTTTGTCCCGCTCtgcgaccgcatagactgcagcacgccaggtgtctgtccatcaccaactcccagagcttgctcaaactcacgtgcatccaGTAGGTGAGGACATGCAACCATGTCAACCCAGTTCTCTCCTCTtccggccttcagtctttcccagcatcagggtcttttccatgagtccgttcttcgcatcaggtggccaaagtattggagcttcagcatcagttctttcaatgaatactcaggattgatttcctttaggatggactggtttgatcattttgcagtctaagggactctcaagagtcttctccaacaccacagttcaaaagcatcaaacacCCTATCTGTAGATGTTGTCTGCAATTCTTTCCTGCTTCCAACCCCCTCttcccctgacccccacccccgacctTGGCCAAAATTTCAGTAACTTCTCTGTGGGTTGTAATACTGCCTACTTAGGAATGTTATGAGAAATAAAGAAGTTAAATATACGTGGCTCAGAACAATCCCTAGTCTCTTGTAAATTTAATACAGGTGTTCTTATTGTTAAACCACAGCTTCTGTATTAACTTTTATTTCCTCCTTGTAGGGGAATTTTATGGTTAGGACCCTTCcattcttcctttcacttgaccTTCTTTTCTCTGACCAATTGGTGGCACTGATGGTTTTCTTAGCAATATCCAACGTTGATTAAGAAGTCCTCCCAAGGGAATTCTCCCATATCAGATATTGGCCCCTATGGGAGCAAGATGGCAATCCGCAGACCATTATTGTACCCCTCATCTGCTAGACCCTGTCTGCTCTGTTCCACATTCCCCTTGTGCTAAGTGGATCCAAGTTAATTCCTTATGAGGAAAGTACTTGTATTGCAAGAGCTCACCCTCTCTGCACACTGAGTTTCCGGAGGCCAGAGACCATGGCTTTatctccagtgcctggcacaattTAGTCatgcaataaatgtttgttgaacccACAAGTCCATCCGCAGAGGACTGGCTGAATAGAGCACCGTACATCCACACAGTGCAGTTCTGTGCAGCTGTACAAAGGAATGAAGACCATCTGTGTGGAGGCCATGGAACCCTAGGatatattgttaagtgaaaaaaagcaaggctgagggacttccccggggtccattggttaagactgcATGTCCAACGCAGGGGGagtgggttccatcctgggtgggggaactaaaattccacatgctgtgcagtgccgtcaaaaaaaaaaaaaaaagcatacatcACATATATGTGGCCTATTTCCTAAGAAAGATGTGGTGCATTtgctcacattttttaaaagcagcaatggAAGAAGAAAttgcacacatttttaaaagggcTACTTATAAGAAAAGAACAAGGTGAAAACCATGGGTGTGGAAGCTAGACTTCTTTTGATCTACTCGGTCTTATACTCAGTTTTGACTTTGGGATCTTgtaaatatgtaattatttttaaaagaaaataacaaagcacttcccacaaaggaaaaaaatgccaaGAATCAAAGTATATTTTAAGTTACTGGCATAATCACATGGAAAAATAAGAAACTGACTTTAAAACTGATGATTTTGGCTATACATCCTTAGTGTGATATAGCctaagaacagaaaagaatggcaaaaaaaaCCAAGCTGCATTCAGTAACAGTAGTTGTTAGTAATAATACTGGTATTGTTATTTAGATGCTGTTGCATGtatattttcggagaaggcaatggcaccccactccagtactgttgcctggaaaatcccatggacagaggggcctggtgggctgcagtccatggggtcgctaagagtcggacacgactgagcgacttcactttcacttttcactttcatgcattggagaaggaaatggcaacccactccagtgttcttgcctggagaatcccagggtcggtggagcctgatgggctgccgtctatggggtcacacagagtcagacaccactgaagcgacttagcagcagcagcagcatgtatattttacttattttgtgtatataaaatagcataaaaGTCTTAATGTTGTTAGAAACCAGATCTTCAGTGACAGATAAAGATATACAAGTATGAAATCAATGAAGTTAGGTGAAAATTTCATAAGCGAATATTTGAATGGGCAATGGTAGTGTGattaaagattaatttttcttattctataaaataaatatatcctaACTGTGTTCACTTAAAAGGCCAAGAAGTAATGATAATCCAACGGTTACGAGCAGCTCTTGTGTCCACATTCACAATTTAAAGGCCATTGTCCACTGAATAGCCAGGATTCCTTGAGGAAATGACTGATGTTAGAACTGGGGCAAGGATTGTATAAGATGAGCTTGAGGTGTTttataatgacagaaagcaaggtAGCCATCAAATGCTACTGAAGTTATGTGAAAAGAACCCAAGAGCAAGGATGAAGGGGGACCCTTTAGCCAAAGATGGAACAACTTGGACTTAAGAAAGAATAATGACTAATGGATTGAAACACATCTAATATCCACAAGTCCATGAATTCACTTATagtaatactaaaaaataaaataaaaatctctcatCATTCACGCTTGTATGACCTAAGGAaccaaatctttattttaaaattggtaaaaggggaaaaaaacaagcgTTTATTCTACTATGGATTTCAGGGTACCCAGATAGTTTGTAAGGGCAGCAAATGTCACAGAACTAGTAGAATTAGGAAGTTACTGTTCACAGCTCCTAATAAAACTCTGGGACTAGGCAACAGTCATTCGTGGCTATTGGAATTATGAAGTGGAACACTGATGGGAAACTTATAATGGCTGGATCAAGCTAACAAAACCTGAACCCACTGATTATCTTAACATCATTGAAAGGGAGACAACCAGATGCCATGTGCCTCGATGCAATGCAACAGGAAATACACACCGTCTATGAAATATTCTTGCACAAAAACTGACCCTAAATATAATCAAACCTCTAGATCTAACTTTGTGAAATGGCAAGAAACATGGAGGACACAGAAACAGATCAAAACACCAAGTCAATATGAGCAGCAGAACTAAGGATACGGGAAATTTCACAAATTAtctagtttcttcaataaataactAGCACAAAGGAAATGGGATAGAAGAGAGAATTGATATAGTTTTTAGAGACCCCTCAGTCAAATGCAATGTTGTATCTTCTTTTCAATAAACATattgtaaaaaatatattgaagacGATTGGGGAAATTTGAGCATAGTTCTATTTCAGCGTGTTCATATAATTTGTCATCTAAACAGGGTATGTTGAAGTTAAAGGAGACACTTCTAATAGTTATGCTGGTACAAAGGTGTAAATTGGGTCTGTCCCAGGCAAATTTGATTACCCTAGTATCATACAACTTTGTGGAATTATTGTTAATTTGGTAGtgttattatgtttattttttaacattagtttcagctgtacaacataatgattaatatgtattgcaaaatgatcaccgcAAGAGGTCTGGTTAATGTTCATCACCACACAGttaaatgttttttcttgtgataagaactttcaagatgtactctcttagcaactttcaaataaataatacagtgttttttaattatagtcaccatgctgtacattacatgcCCAGAACATATTTATTTCAAACCTAGAAGTTTATTCCGTTTGACCACCTTCATGCATTTCATCTGTGCCCTTCCCTGCCTCTGGCAATCACCAATCTGTCTTGTTTCTATGAACTTTTATTTATACAaatgcttttatgttttttttttaattatttgttagaAAAGCAGTCCTCAAATTTTTTAGCCTCAGAAGCCTTTACACGCTTTAAAAACTATTGAGTCATACTCACAAAGATAACTGGAAtctaaaagactgaaaataaattttggtaaggatgtggagatgGTGAAACACTCACACAGTGGTGgttgaaatgtaaaatggtgcagctgttgTGGAAAGCAGTTTGatggtttctcaaaaagttaaatagaaaCTGCATGGatgcgtgcatgccaagtcacttcagttgtgtctgactcttcatgacgctatggactgtagcctgccacgctcctctgtccatgagattctctaggcaagaatactgaagtggattgccatgtcctcctccaggggatcttcctgacccagggatcgaacccacatctcttaacatctcctgcattggcaggcaggttctttactactagcaccacctgggaagccccctaaataTAGAATAACAAAGAATTAATCATATGAGACCCAGAAACTATTCCTAGGTATGTAGCCGAGAGAACTAAAACATGTATTCATACAAAAACTTAGATGCAAATGTTcctagcaacattattcataacagccaaaaatgaaaacaacttaaAAGCCCATCCACTGCTGAGCAAACGTGGTATGTACATTCAATGGAACAcaattcaaccataaaaaggaatgaggttTTGATATCTGCTGCAATATGAGTGAACTTTGAagacattatgttaaatgaaattagccagacactgaagaattgatgcttttgaactgtggtgttggagaagactcttgagagtcccttggactgcaaggagatccaaccagtctaccctaaaggagatcagtcctgggtgttcattggaaggactgatgctgaagctgaaactccaatactttggccacctcatgtgaagagttgactcaatggaaaagactctgat
Protein-coding sequences here:
- the TTI2 gene encoding TELO2-interacting protein 2 isoform X1; this encodes MEPHGPWESPPWEGSSLPGAWSSSALGQAFSQILHQFAGQESRRGKARSAALEDLAALLEAKECDRLFEGSDASLRGMPEMLGQVAKALGKYAAPAEEPEGRGDRHPDVAEKAAAVALLFLKLLRKVEAAKNSLVCPAWKTSLRPLAGPIYVFAVTHSLEQPWTSPRSQEVAGQVLALLLQVTECGSVAGFLHGENEDEKGRFTAIMGLLKPDLNKDSWKNNPATKYVFSWTLQKVTRPWLSQHLERTLPPSLLISDDYQTENKILGVHCLQHIVLNVPAADLLQYNRAQVLYHALFNHLYAREHHLIQAVLLCLLDLFPILEKAQHWKGDGARPTTHCDEVLQLILTHMEPEHRLLLRRTYSRNLPAFVKRLGILTVRHLKRLERVIIGYLEVYDGPEEEARLKILETLKLLLQYTWPSSRKMEDHFRIPRTPKFTQNLFRQVSCRLVVLLKALLKLICDVARDSSLTPECVKSALLEEATDCLILLDRCASGRVKGLLAKIPRSCEDSQVGNCIRRVQQLSEGAPCDTT
- the TTI2 gene encoding TELO2-interacting protein 2 isoform X2, with protein sequence MEPHGPWESPPWEGSSLPGAWSSSALGQAFSQILHQFAGQESRRGKARSAALEDLAALLEAKECDRLFEGSDASLRGMPEMLGQVAKALGKYAAPAEEPEGRGDRHPDVAEKAAAVALLFLKLLRKVEAAKNSLVCPAWKTSLRPLAGPIYVFAVTHSLEQPWTSPRSQEVAGQVLALLLQVTECGSVAGFLHGENEDEKGRFTAIMGLLKPDLNKDSWKNNPATKYVFSWTLQKVTRPWLSQHLERTLPPSLLISDDYQTENKILGVHCLQHIVLNVPAADLLQYNRAQVLYHALFNHLYAREHHLIQAVLLCLLDLFPILEKAQHWKGDGARPTTHCDEVLQLILTHMEPEHRLLLRRTYSRNLPAFVKRLGILTVRHLKRLERVIIGYLEVYDGPEEEARLKILETLKLLLQYTWPRVSCRLVVLLKALLKLICDVARDSSLTPECVKSALLEEATDCLILLDRCASGRVKGLLAKIPRSCEDSQVGNCIRRVQQLSEGAPCDTT